In the Ruminococcus albus 7 = DSM 20455 genome, one interval contains:
- a CDS encoding class I tRNA ligase family protein, with protein MAKNKEGGKPFEIPRPEFPKRAVITGGMPYGNKELHFGHVGGMFVFADTFARFLRDRIGKENVLFVGGTDCYGSPIAEGWRKKVADGEFEGSLTDFVQRNHDKQQKTLDDYGISPDIFAASGLGRSKEIHAEVTDWFINSLYKKGQLNKISTMQFYDEKAGCFLNGRQVIGKCPIEGCNSEKGYADECDLGHQYMPENLIDPVSTLTGEKPSMRPVTNWYFKLRDYEELLKNWIEMLKKRKDVRPVVCKTIEEFLKPPVIYIKREYEEKYLSLKDQMPEHEYFEEPKKPSFTVQFKTLSDCDEAVKVLVNNGIRYRTGKTLVPFRLTGNIEWGVPAPVMDNVEGLTVWVWPESLWAPISFTQTLLEQRGRSRDEWKDYWCSKESGVYQFIGQDNIYFYGIAEPAMWMAQQESAEKTADPAEGEMQMPTIIANHHILFLDKKASSSGAVKPPMADDLLNHYTPEQLRMHWLGLGLGQRSVSFMPKPYNPDAKPEDADPVVKDGLLLSNVYNRMVRTAFYTTQKHFNGIMPSNTPSENILAEGKKAVLDYERHMSKFAFHQCTYVLDSYIRNGSKYMAKTIKEDTPAEELSQALADLFYMIKIAAVLLHPMAPFGTEKVREYLQVGEELWSWDNIFEPLTFFVGEGHELKFLPPRTDFFTRHESQFETAEN; from the coding sequence ATGGCAAAGAATAAAGAGGGCGGAAAGCCCTTTGAGATACCGCGTCCGGAATTCCCCAAAAGAGCGGTAATTACGGGCGGTATGCCTTACGGCAACAAGGAACTCCACTTCGGACACGTTGGCGGAATGTTCGTGTTCGCAGATACCTTTGCAAGATTCCTGCGCGACAGGATAGGCAAGGAGAATGTACTTTTCGTGGGCGGTACCGACTGCTACGGTTCCCCTATCGCTGAGGGCTGGAGAAAGAAAGTCGCTGACGGCGAGTTTGAGGGAAGCCTTACAGACTTCGTACAGCGCAACCACGACAAACAGCAGAAAACTCTCGATGACTACGGCATCTCCCCCGATATCTTCGCGGCATCGGGTCTTGGCAGAAGCAAGGAGATACACGCCGAAGTCACCGACTGGTTCATAAATTCCCTGTACAAAAAGGGTCAGCTGAACAAGATAAGCACAATGCAGTTCTATGACGAAAAGGCAGGCTGTTTCCTCAACGGCAGACAGGTCATCGGCAAGTGCCCGATTGAAGGCTGTAACTCCGAAAAAGGCTACGCAGATGAGTGCGACCTCGGACATCAGTATATGCCAGAGAACCTCATCGACCCTGTCAGCACCCTGACAGGCGAAAAGCCCTCGATGCGCCCTGTTACCAACTGGTATTTCAAGCTGAGAGACTACGAGGAACTTCTGAAGAACTGGATAGAGATGCTGAAAAAGCGCAAGGACGTCCGCCCCGTGGTATGCAAGACCATCGAGGAATTCCTCAAGCCCCCCGTTATCTACATCAAGCGCGAGTATGAAGAAAAGTATCTTTCACTGAAAGACCAGATGCCCGAGCACGAATACTTTGAGGAGCCTAAAAAGCCCTCTTTCACTGTACAGTTCAAAACTCTTTCTGACTGCGACGAGGCTGTAAAGGTGCTTGTAAACAACGGCATACGCTACCGTACAGGTAAGACTCTTGTTCCTTTCAGACTTACAGGCAATATCGAGTGGGGCGTTCCCGCACCTGTTATGGATAATGTTGAGGGTCTGACCGTATGGGTATGGCCTGAATCACTTTGGGCACCTATCTCATTCACACAGACACTTCTCGAACAGCGCGGCAGAAGCAGGGACGAGTGGAAGGACTACTGGTGCAGCAAGGAAAGCGGCGTTTACCAGTTCATCGGACAGGATAATATATACTTCTACGGTATAGCCGAGCCTGCAATGTGGATGGCACAGCAGGAGTCCGCTGAAAAGACTGCCGACCCCGCTGAGGGCGAGATGCAGATGCCTACCATCATCGCAAACCACCACATTCTTTTCCTGGATAAAAAGGCTTCAAGCTCCGGCGCTGTAAAACCGCCTATGGCTGACGATCTGCTGAATCACTATACGCCCGAACAGCTTCGTATGCACTGGCTCGGTCTGGGACTTGGTCAGAGATCGGTAAGCTTTATGCCAAAGCCATATAATCCCGATGCAAAGCCCGAGGATGCCGATCCCGTTGTTAAGGACGGTCTTCTGCTTTCAAACGTATACAACAGAATGGTACGTACAGCGTTCTATACCACACAGAAGCATTTTAACGGCATAATGCCCTCCAACACACCAAGCGAGAATATCCTCGCAGAGGGCAAAAAGGCAGTTCTCGATTACGAAAGACATATGTCGAAATTCGCATTCCACCAGTGCACCTACGTACTTGACAGCTACATCAGAAACGGAAGCAAGTACATGGCAAAGACCATAAAGGAAGATACTCCGGCAGAGGAACTTTCGCAGGCACTGGCAGACCTTTTCTACATGATAAAGATCGCCGCAGTGCTTCTGCATCCCATGGCACCCTTTGGTACCGAAAAGGTGCGTGAGTATCTGCAGGTCGGTGAGGAGCTTTGGAGCTGGGATAATATCTTTGAACCCCTGACATTCTTTGTCGGTGAGGGACATGAGCTGAAATTCCTGCCCCCGAGAACAGACTTCTTCACCCGTCACGAAAGCCAGTTTGAAACAGCTGAAAACTAA
- a CDS encoding SdpI family protein yields MKKLTWGIALFPLMATTAAVNFLPEKVPIHYNAAGEADSWGSRNFCFIYPIIILFLAAIFEFVSIRMDTASYEDDAAKQRSKQNAKVLRKMMPWIVGVMGVVQIVMLVKMCADSNAGISNMQIDDMRIYAFIFGLIFIPIGNSISKTRRNGLIGFRLSWTLYNDVTWQKSNFFGGVCLMLVGVCTMISTAFVSGMAAILLMLAYLTAALVVMMVYAKRVYDNERKKESSQN; encoded by the coding sequence ATGAAAAAACTGACATGGGGGATCGCCCTGTTCCCGCTGATGGCAACAACGGCAGCGGTTAATTTTCTTCCTGAAAAAGTGCCTATCCATTATAATGCGGCAGGGGAGGCTGATAGCTGGGGCAGCAGAAATTTCTGCTTCATTTATCCGATCATTATTCTGTTTTTAGCTGCAATTTTTGAATTCGTTTCTATACGAATGGATACCGCCTCATACGAAGATGATGCCGCCAAACAGCGTTCAAAGCAGAATGCGAAAGTACTGCGAAAGATGATGCCCTGGATAGTGGGTGTAATGGGTGTGGTGCAGATCGTTATGCTGGTAAAAATGTGCGCTGACAGTAATGCCGGTATTTCAAATATGCAGATAGATGATATGAGGATATATGCTTTTATATTTGGATTGATCTTCATTCCCATAGGAAACAGCATTTCAAAGACCCGCCGCAACGGGCTGATCGGTTTTCGGCTTAGCTGGACGCTTTATAACGATGTCACATGGCAGAAGTCAAATTTCTTCGGCGGAGTGTGCCTGATGCTGGTGGGTGTGTGCACTATGATATCCACTGCATTTGTCAGCGGTATGGCGGCTATACTGCTTATGCTTGCATATCTTACAGCGGCGCTTGTTGTGATGATGGTTTATGCCAAACGTGTATACGACAATGAACGCAAAAAAGAAAGTTCACAAAACTGA
- a CDS encoding autorepressor SdpR family transcription factor: protein MGFQETFKALSDPVRREILVLLRDGRMSAGDIGAHFDMTGATMSYHFKQLKNADLITETKEKNFVYYELNTSVFEELILWFEMMGGKKNEKTDMGDRPVPADGNNGSG, encoded by the coding sequence ATGGGATTTCAGGAAACTTTTAAGGCTCTGTCAGACCCTGTGCGGCGGGAGATACTCGTGCTTTTGCGTGACGGCAGGATGTCCGCAGGGGATATAGGCGCACATTTTGATATGACGGGTGCGACCATGTCCTACCACTTCAAACAGCTGAAAAATGCAGACCTTATTACAGAAACAAAAGAGAAGAACTTCGTTTATTACGAGCTGAACACCTCGGTCTTTGAGGAACTTATTCTTTGGTTCGAGATGATGGGAGGTAAAAAAAATGAAAAAACTGACATGGGGGATCGCCCTGTTCCCGCTGATGGCAACAACGGCAGCGGTTAA
- a CDS encoding YhfC family intramembrane metalloprotease has translation MYTVLVLADHSEICYPKDSILFTILSGVLMALIPVVIFLVMRKFVKFKIKPVIVGAAVWLLFAVVLKAIVLTPVIGADNSVSRAVNGNIWLFYMIAAAAAGIFEETGRLVAFKTVLKKNDDKQDALYYGIGHGGFEAVYLGFQIAFLGIMCLMINKGGIESVVKGADDTMIESLLAQIDKYTSSDIGRALLMGYERIPAMIVHIMFSVMVFAAVRERKIGLYFLSVFIHFVIDFSFVLYYAKIISLGVTEIMFTVEMLVFAVPVYKLLYKKMDINATERRMSDGISGNF, from the coding sequence GTGTATACTGTACTGGTGCTGGCGGATCATTCTGAGATCTGCTATCCAAAGGATTCAATATTATTCACAATATTAAGCGGCGTGCTGATGGCATTGATACCTGTTGTGATCTTTCTTGTTATGAGGAAGTTCGTTAAATTCAAGATAAAGCCTGTTATCGTGGGTGCGGCAGTATGGCTGCTGTTTGCTGTTGTACTAAAAGCTATTGTTCTCACTCCTGTTATCGGTGCAGATAACTCAGTATCAAGGGCTGTAAACGGGAATATATGGCTGTTTTATATGATAGCTGCGGCCGCGGCAGGGATATTCGAGGAAACAGGAAGGTTAGTTGCATTTAAAACTGTACTTAAAAAGAATGATGATAAGCAGGACGCGCTTTATTACGGTATCGGTCACGGTGGATTTGAGGCTGTATATCTCGGCTTTCAGATCGCTTTTCTGGGCATCATGTGTTTGATGATAAACAAAGGCGGTATCGAAAGTGTGGTTAAGGGTGCTGACGATACCATGATAGAAAGTCTGCTGGCGCAGATAGATAAGTATACGAGCAGTGATATCGGTCGTGCGTTGCTTATGGGATATGAGCGAATCCCTGCTATGATCGTGCATATCATGTTTTCGGTCATGGTTTTTGCAGCTGTACGCGAACGTAAGATAGGTTTGTATTTTCTGTCGGTATTCATCCATTTTGTGATCGATTTTTCATTTGTGTTATACTATGCTAAGATCATCAGTCTTGGTGTAACTGAAATAATGTTTACCGTTGAAATGCTTGTGTTCGCGGTGCCGGTCTATAAGCTTCTGTACAAGAAAATGGATATTAATGCTACTGAAAGGAGGATGTCGGATGGGATTTCAGGAAACTTTTAA
- a CDS encoding ZIP family metal transporter, with protein sequence MTGLIWAACGTGFTFFMTALGAGLVIFMHSDDFSDKVRKAFLGFAAGVMIAASVWSLLIPAIEESESSGRCSWLPAVGGFAFGVVFLMSMDIILPLISEKAATAKHGHTAMLVLAITLHNIPEGMAVGIAFAAAAQSTDTALFGAAAALAVGMGIQNFPEGAAIAIPLRQNGMSRMKAFICGAASGIVEPVFGILTVFAVNSAQLIQPWLLSFAAGAMIYVAADELIPAAHTDDTRTGTLSIVVGFLLMMALDTAL encoded by the coding sequence ATGACAGGTTTGATATGGGCAGCCTGCGGAACAGGCTTTACATTTTTTATGACCGCACTCGGTGCAGGGCTGGTGATATTCATGCACAGTGACGATTTTTCAGATAAGGTCAGGAAGGCATTTTTAGGATTTGCGGCAGGTGTGATGATCGCGGCTTCTGTATGGAGCCTGCTTATACCTGCCATAGAGGAATCGGAAAGTTCAGGCAGATGCAGCTGGCTGCCTGCTGTCGGCGGTTTTGCTTTTGGAGTGGTTTTTCTTATGTCTATGGATATTATTCTGCCCTTGATATCAGAAAAAGCAGCAACAGCAAAACACGGTCATACAGCTATGCTGGTATTAGCCATAACTCTCCACAACATACCCGAAGGTATGGCTGTGGGGATCGCTTTTGCGGCAGCCGCCCAAAGCACAGACACGGCACTTTTCGGTGCAGCAGCGGCGCTTGCGGTGGGTATGGGCATACAGAATTTTCCCGAAGGTGCTGCGATAGCAATCCCCCTGCGCCAGAATGGTATGAGCAGGATGAAAGCCTTTATATGCGGTGCAGCATCCGGTATAGTTGAACCTGTTTTCGGTATACTTACAGTATTCGCGGTAAACTCGGCACAGCTGATACAGCCATGGTTATTGTCCTTTGCTGCAGGTGCGATGATTTATGTTGCAGCTGATGAACTTATACCTGCGGCACATACAGATGACACCCGAACAGGGACCCTTAGCATCGTGGTCGGATTTCTGCTTATGATGGCTCTTGATACCGCACTGTAA
- a CDS encoding glycoside hydrolase family 3 protein, translating into MSKPKKKASAKTTLIRNLIILLVITGALSAFVINGYFKNRPAETAESKTSDNTSKQSSDNKTDKTDDDTTDAEEPDKTEDKPSDDKDIASSAADTSSSMADENAGKEDEITKMMSEMSLHEKICQLFVVTPEGLTGYDLVTESGAATLDALKEYPVGGLIYFAQNLENTEQTKTMISATAESNSVVSDIPLFFAVDEEGGIVARCADKLGTTAFKPMYNYREKGTDTAYSNAFTIASDIAGLGFNLDFAPVADTWSNPDNTVIGTRAYSDDFQQAAELVAGAVKGFKDGGVVCSLKHFPGHGDTAEDSHVGMASSYKTVDELENAEYLAFESGIAAGADMVMVGHITMVNIDNQPASLSKTIITDELRGKLGFDGVVVTDALAMGALANYYSSDEIAVAVLKAGGDLLLMPEDLDSAVKGIEKAVKNGDLTEKRIDESLERVLRLKKERGILS; encoded by the coding sequence ATGTCGAAGCCGAAGAAAAAGGCGAGTGCCAAAACAACGCTTATACGTAATTTGATCATTCTGCTTGTGATAACAGGTGCGCTGAGTGCGTTTGTTATCAATGGTTATTTTAAGAATCGTCCTGCTGAGACCGCAGAAAGCAAGACATCTGATAATACTTCAAAACAAAGCAGTGATAATAAAACTGATAAGACGGATGATGATACCACAGATGCGGAAGAACCAGATAAAACTGAGGATAAGCCTTCCGATGATAAGGACATAGCTTCCTCTGCAGCAGATACATCTTCTTCAATGGCTGATGAAAACGCTGGCAAAGAAGACGAGATAACCAAAATGATGTCGGAGATGTCACTGCATGAGAAGATATGTCAGCTGTTTGTAGTTACTCCCGAAGGTCTGACGGGGTATGACCTTGTGACAGAATCGGGTGCGGCTACACTTGATGCCCTGAAGGAATATCCTGTTGGCGGTCTTATATATTTTGCTCAGAATCTTGAGAACACCGAACAGACAAAAACCATGATCTCTGCCACAGCCGAAAGCAACAGCGTTGTATCGGATATACCCCTGTTTTTTGCTGTTGACGAAGAGGGCGGCATCGTTGCAAGATGTGCTGATAAGCTGGGTACTACCGCGTTCAAGCCTATGTATAATTACCGCGAAAAGGGTACTGATACTGCATACAGCAACGCTTTTACCATAGCATCGGATATAGCAGGACTTGGGTTCAATCTTGATTTTGCACCTGTTGCGGATACATGGTCTAATCCTGACAATACCGTTATAGGCACCCGTGCTTACAGCGATGACTTTCAGCAGGCAGCTGAACTGGTTGCCGGTGCTGTAAAGGGCTTCAAGGATGGCGGCGTAGTATGTTCGCTGAAGCATTTCCCCGGTCACGGTGATACTGCTGAGGATTCCCATGTGGGCATGGCAAGCAGCTACAAGACAGTTGATGAACTGGAAAATGCCGAATATCTGGCGTTTGAGAGCGGTATAGCCGCAGGTGCTGATATGGTAATGGTAGGACATATCACAATGGTAAATATAGATAACCAGCCTGCATCACTCTCAAAAACGATCATTACCGATGAACTTCGCGGAAAGCTTGGTTTTGACGGTGTTGTTGTTACAGATGCACTTGCTATGGGTGCTTTGGCTAACTATTACAGTTCCGACGAGATAGCAGTGGCTGTATTGAAGGCAGGCGGAGATCTGCTGCTGATGCCCGAAGATCTTGATTCAGCTGTTAAAGGTATCGAAAAAGCCGTTAAAAATGGTGATTTGACCGAGAAGCGAATCGACGAAAGTCTTGAGCGTGTGCTTCGTCTTAAAAAGGAAAGAGGTATACTCTCTTAA
- a CDS encoding biotin transporter BioY — protein sequence MTANTLSKTKHNDPFMSVKDMALTAMFAVLIVVCSWISIPMAVPFTMQTFAIFCAVFMLGGKRGFFAVLVYIMLGAVGIPVFSGFKGGIGVLFGATGGYILGFLILPVIYLLAEKFISENIIVSVISMIVGLAVCYAFGTIWFVKVYTDSSGSMGILKALKLCVIPFVFWDILKLGLAVALSEAVKKRIRL from the coding sequence ATGACAGCCAATACATTAAGTAAAACAAAACATAACGACCCGTTCATGTCAGTAAAAGATATGGCTCTGACAGCGATGTTTGCAGTACTGATAGTTGTATGTTCGTGGATATCGATACCTATGGCAGTGCCTTTTACGATGCAGACTTTTGCCATATTCTGCGCTGTATTTATGCTTGGCGGCAAGCGCGGATTTTTCGCGGTACTGGTGTATATTATGCTGGGTGCTGTGGGAATACCTGTATTTTCAGGATTTAAAGGCGGCATCGGGGTACTGTTCGGTGCAACGGGCGGATATATACTTGGTTTTCTGATATTGCCTGTTATTTACCTGCTGGCTGAAAAGTTCATAAGCGAAAATATTATCGTAAGTGTTATCTCCATGATAGTAGGTCTTGCAGTTTGTTATGCTTTTGGTACTATATGGTTCGTAAAGGTATATACTGACAGCAGCGGCAGTATGGGCATTTTAAAGGCACTGAAATTATGCGTTATCCCCTTTGTTTTCTGGGATATACTGAAGCTTGGTCTGGCAGTTGCGTTGTCGGAAGCTGTCAAAAAGCGCATCCGTCTGTGA
- a CDS encoding protein kinase domain-containing protein, with the protein MDKSLERRMSVYEPLWDEWFVDSFMWEDDLGSMFSLKDKNGRKSAVRVLTVDSTSCGRPLSELTASAINRINARLPLAGEAFLVSARNFTVKNLENVGAPPVAADILVQTDDYRPLDNSGQMPYVTARKLADNICRGIRNAHRRGFTFGDICPKNLRVDSEGHFCLDAPCTYLPALSDPTYSAPESLSDNFDPYKADIFSYGLMLYQLFNGGLLPLQKAGEDPEIAVKKRFDGIPFDPPSGAPAELGRFIMQCCMAHPESRYNDMDEVYRVLSQIPVDSVPPQYEECYVSPAERTDDDNKRSDVPEKLANEPLRPQQESLPVEEKESRGMRLYVMVLLYMLLGAGAVFLIYSAFFHK; encoded by the coding sequence TTGGATAAGAGCCTTGAGAGGAGAATGTCAGTATACGAACCCCTCTGGGACGAATGGTTCGTTGACAGCTTTATGTGGGAGGATGACCTGGGGTCGATGTTCTCGCTGAAAGACAAAAACGGGCGCAAAAGCGCTGTCAGGGTGCTTACCGTTGACAGTACCTCCTGCGGCAGACCTCTATCCGAACTGACAGCTTCTGCCATAAACAGGATAAACGCCCGACTTCCGCTGGCAGGGGAGGCTTTTCTTGTCAGTGCGCGTAACTTTACAGTTAAGAATCTTGAAAATGTTGGCGCACCGCCTGTGGCAGCGGATATACTTGTGCAGACAGATGACTATCGTCCGCTTGATAATAGTGGTCAGATGCCTTATGTTACAGCCCGAAAGCTGGCGGATAATATCTGCCGCGGCATACGTAACGCACATCGCAGAGGCTTTACCTTCGGGGATATTTGTCCAAAAAATCTCCGTGTTGACAGCGAAGGGCATTTCTGCCTTGATGCACCATGCACCTATCTTCCCGCCCTTTCCGACCCGACATATTCAGCACCCGAATCTTTATCGGATAATTTTGATCCTTACAAAGCGGACATATTCTCATACGGGCTGATGCTTTATCAGCTTTTCAACGGAGGTCTTCTGCCTCTGCAAAAAGCAGGTGAGGATCCTGAAATTGCTGTTAAAAAGCGTTTTGACGGAATCCCGTTTGATCCGCCTTCAGGTGCACCTGCAGAACTTGGAAGATTTATAATGCAGTGCTGCATGGCTCATCCCGAGAGCAGATATAATGATATGGACGAGGTCTACAGAGTGCTGAGTCAGATACCTGTTGACAGTGTGCCGCCGCAGTATGAGGAATGTTATGTATCGCCCGCAGAGCGAACAGACGACGATAATAAACGTTCGGACGTGCCGGAAAAGCTTGCAAACGAACCGTTGCGACCGCAGCAGGAAAGCTTGCCTGTCGAAGAAAAGGAAAGCCGCGGTATGCGATTGTATGTAATGGTATTGCTGTATATGCTGCTCGGTGCAGGCGCTGTTTTCCTGATATACTCGGCATTTTTTCATAAATAA
- the mgtE gene encoding magnesium transporter produces the protein MAEDIINNTEDIKDLTENTTDDDTAEMAVKPDYEGEIISVIRSNDSPRVMLKKLEDYHGNDIAGVMADLSKQERQKLYRVCNGDMLAEAFEYLDEDDAGIYLNEMDLNKAAAVVSLMETDTAVNVLREIEREKRGLIIDALSAEVRKEIRLIASFDEDEIGSKMTTNCIIIKEDLTIKQAMSELVRQAEDNDNITTIFVVDDNDEFYGAIDLKELITARSTRSLESLIMTSFPYVYANEEIDECIEKLKDYSEDLIPVLDNSSRLLGVITAKSLIEVVDDEMGEDYVMFAGLTAEEDLQEPLLQSMKKRLPWLLVLLGLGLVVSGVVGVFEKVISQLTLIMAFQSLILDMAGNVGTQSLAVTIRVLTDENLTFRQKMHLVAKETRVGLSNGILLGLMSFAMVGLYIMFFKHRTAGFSFAVSGCIGVSLMLAMLISSAVGTIIPLFFKKIKVDPAVASGPLITTVNDLVAVVTYYGLSWLLLLNVMHLGN, from the coding sequence ATGGCAGAAGATATCATAAACAATACTGAGGATATCAAGGATTTAACAGAAAATACAACAGATGACGATACCGCCGAAATGGCGGTCAAGCCCGACTACGAGGGCGAAATAATAAGCGTTATACGCAGCAACGATTCTCCGCGTGTAATGCTGAAAAAACTGGAAGACTACCACGGCAACGATATCGCCGGGGTGATGGCTGATCTCTCAAAACAGGAAAGACAGAAGCTTTACCGCGTGTGTAACGGTGATATGCTGGCTGAGGCTTTTGAATACCTTGATGAGGACGATGCAGGTATCTATCTTAATGAGATGGACCTGAACAAGGCTGCTGCTGTAGTAAGCCTTATGGAAACTGACACAGCCGTAAATGTTCTGCGCGAGATAGAACGTGAAAAGCGCGGACTGATAATAGATGCACTCTCAGCTGAGGTCAGGAAAGAGATACGCCTTATCGCCAGTTTTGATGAAGATGAGATAGGCAGTAAGATGACCACGAACTGCATAATCATCAAGGAAGATCTTACCATAAAACAGGCGATGAGCGAACTCGTTCGTCAGGCTGAGGATAACGATAATATCACGACTATATTCGTAGTTGACGATAATGATGAGTTTTACGGCGCTATCGACCTTAAAGAACTTATCACAGCCCGCAGCACACGTTCGCTGGAGAGCCTTATAATGACATCTTTCCCCTATGTTTACGCTAACGAGGAGATAGATGAGTGTATCGAAAAGCTGAAGGATTACTCCGAGGATCTTATACCTGTGCTTGATAACAGCAGCAGGCTGCTTGGCGTTATCACAGCTAAAAGCCTTATCGAAGTCGTTGATGATGAGATGGGCGAAGACTACGTCATGTTTGCAGGTCTGACAGCGGAGGAAGATTTGCAGGAACCACTGCTGCAGAGTATGAAAAAGCGTCTGCCGTGGCTGCTGGTACTGCTTGGTCTGGGTCTGGTAGTATCCGGTGTAGTCGGCGTATTTGAAAAGGTCATATCACAGCTGACGCTTATAATGGCATTCCAGTCCCTCATACTGGACATGGCTGGTAACGTTGGCACACAGTCGCTTGCGGTCACTATCCGAGTGCTTACGGACGAGAACCTGACATTCAGGCAGAAGATGCATCTAGTGGCAAAGGAGACCCGCGTGGGTCTTTCAAACGGTATACTTCTCGGGCTTATGTCATTTGCCATGGTGGGACTGTATATCATGTTTTTCAAACACCGCACAGCAGGTTTTTCCTTTGCGGTATCGGGCTGTATAGGCGTTTCGCTTATGCTGGCTATGCTGATTTCAAGTGCGGTGGGTACTATAATACCCCTGTTTTTCAAGAAGATAAAAGTTGACCCTGCAGTTGCTTCGGGTCCCCTGATAACCACCGTAAATGACCTTGTGGCTGTGGTGACTTACTACGGACTCAGCTGGTTGCTGCTTTTGAACGTTATGCATCTGGGCAATTGA
- a CDS encoding RNA polymerase sigma factor has translation MSKNDVSSKFQKIYDDTYDYIYRYIMSKADTRENAEDLIQNVYLTFYRKMLSGATVLNPKHYLLRIAKNDLADHYGSAAERRNRITVENIDDHFDIPDEDALTTLEQTECTAYEEVMEQLKKSDITAFNIFMLHFGQGLTLKETAKALSMEESTVKTKMYRMLKKLQKTVKEDDGNALFRRSGKVL, from the coding sequence TTGAGTAAAAATGATGTTTCATCGAAGTTTCAGAAGATCTACGATGACACCTATGACTACATATACCGTTACATCATGTCCAAGGCGGACACGCGCGAGAATGCTGAGGATCTGATACAGAACGTTTATCTCACATTTTACAGAAAAATGCTGAGCGGCGCAACGGTACTCAATCCAAAGCACTATCTTCTGAGAATAGCAAAAAATGATCTGGCAGATCATTACGGTTCTGCGGCAGAAAGAAGGAACAGGATAACCGTCGAGAATATAGACGACCACTTTGATATTCCCGATGAGGATGCCCTAACCACACTTGAGCAGACCGAATGCACCGCCTATGAAGAGGTGATGGAGCAACTAAAAAAATCAGACATTACAGCATTCAACATTTTCATGCTGCATTTCGGACAAGGGCTTACTTTAAAGGAGACAGCAAAAGCGTTAAGCATGGAAGAATCAACAGTAAAGACAAAGATGTACCGAATGCTGAAAAAACTGCAAAAAACAGTAAAGGAGGACGATGGTAATGCGTTATTCCGACGTAGCGGAAAAGTATTATAA
- a CDS encoding GNAT family N-acetyltransferase, with protein sequence MNIRTIRACELWQRTGAYYVRIQGMSKQHGITLRQEFDEHDTPDTDYILLTDDDFPVATCRFYPLSEDSAMIGRVVVLPEYRGKGLGRIVMDEAEKWLSEKGFSSAVIEARDVCVGFYRKLGYNITDDTPVYGGTFTCIRMEKELNKLN encoded by the coding sequence ATGAATATCAGAACCATACGTGCCTGTGAACTCTGGCAGAGAACAGGTGCTTACTACGTCCGCATACAGGGTATGTCAAAGCAGCACGGCATTACTCTCCGTCAGGAATTTGATGAACACGATACCCCTGATACGGATTATATACTCCTTACCGATGATGACTTTCCTGTTGCCACCTGCCGCTTTTATCCTTTGTCGGAGGATTCGGCTATGATAGGCAGAGTTGTTGTACTTCCCGAATACAGAGGAAAAGGTCTTGGCAGGATAGTCATGGACGAAGCCGAAAAATGGCTTTCGGAAAAAGGCTTCTCATCAGCCGTGATAGAAGCGCGGGATGTATGTGTCGGATTCTACCGTAAGCTGGGTTACAACATAACAGATGATACGCCCGTATACGGCGGAACATTCACCTGCATACGCATGGAAAAGGAACTCAATAAATTAAACTAA